The nucleotide sequence CGGCGAGGAACTCGGGATTGGACAGTATGTCGTAGTGGATGCCCGGCTTCTGGTTCGCTCGCAGTATGTGCATGATGCTCTCCGCCGCCCGCACGGGCACCGTGCTCTTCTCCACCACAATCTTGTTGGACTGCGCGATCTCGGCGATCATCCGCGCTGCGCTCTCCACGTACTTGAGGTCCGCCGCTCGGCCTGCAGATTGAAAAAGTGGATTACTAAGTGATCTTAAGTATGTCAATGTTTACTTTTGATCtaatttaaagtatttttcCACCAGCAATGATAAACGTGTGTTTGAAATCATGAAATGTTCAACATTTTGATGACTTTAATtactttttcaattaatttgattttagtGGCGTGTGATTATCAAACGATTTCTGATTAAACTCGCACTATGCtctttatttttagaattaatattttcaagtGTTAACTCATGCTGTAATTATTTATGTTAGCTTAGCTTAGCTATTTGTGGTTATTTTATGGCTATTTAACTAACAAATCTATGCTTTAATAGGCAGTTATTTTTAAGCTATGACATGATATTAGCCATAATTCAAGCTTGTGAAGCTTTATGATCAACAGATTGTAGCCTTCAAATTGGAATAATGCTATATTATATGATAatttctctattttttttatatttgtttacttaGTACTTACCCTTGCCATTGCCGCAGGTTTTTGTGGGCGTGTTCACCGAGATGAAGATGAGGTCCGCCTCCTTGATGGCCGTCTCGATGTCCGTTGAGAAGAAGAGGTTCACATTGCGGCACTTCTTCACCACCTCATCCAAGCCGGGCTGCCACAAAGAAGAACCAAATTGCCTCATTAATATAATTTAGAAGTTATTCCACAAGTTGTTGGCCTAGTTTGCAGTCAGTGCTTTGCAGTGctttaaaatgccaatcacGACAACCCGCGCCCAAAGCTGAGCACTTGGTGACGTTCCCACTTCGTCGTCCGATAAGATTATAACCATTCTgtatggatatatatatatatatatactttgtaCGTCGATCTTATCCGATTGGCTTTCCCAAGAAAGCTATCTCACAATTAACTTTGCTCTACTTCTGTTTACGTGCTGCCATCGCACTTGGAGTGGTCCACTTGTTGGCATTTAGTGATTAATTTAGAAGCTATGGAAGACCCTATCCCATGACCAAGCCGCTTATGCAATACGTGTATTCACACGAACCCCTGATTCACCCACCCATTCACCATTCTCATTCAACGCATTCAGTTTCAGCCAGACTTGTTTCCGTTTCAGATACGATTTGAATGTTCATTGAACTCGTTTTGCGTGCCCAGCCAAATTTGCATACGTATTTATACGAATTTCTCCATGGAGGGCAGGTGTTAATAACTGTCTTTCTACATCGCATTTCAATCGAGAGATACGACTAAGCGATAAACAATCTATCAGTCTAAACAATTCTAGCTGAAAACTTAGATAGAAAAGCAAATCAAACAGAAAAATATATCAACTGTTTGCCCGATAAGTTTTTGCGATGTGCGAAAAAGCTAATGGAACATTAATGAGTGCAACGATTAGGAAATGTTGACAATATTTCGGTGTCAATGGAAAGTACGCCAATTGTGCAAATTCCATAAACAAGAGGATGTTGTTGACATGCTCGCCCTGACATCGCCATCGCCAGCAAATTGCATTGAAGTACTCCAAGTGCTGGCCATAATTGTTTGCTTGTGGTGCTGCAATCTTGGTGAGTAGCGATAATGGCAAACTGGCTAGACAGCCTCCTCTAATGGTTACAAGTGCACCCAACagcatctttttttttttttgcgtacATAACATTGGTATTGATTACAATCGAACTTCATTAAGTGGAATTTATCTTGAAAAGtatatttttgaattactCGGTCTAGGTAAGAACATTTACGGTCTAGACTGCAGTCAATAGTGTATTTTCTTAATGGgtttttaactatttttaggGATACAATAGGAGGGCGATAAGAATGAACTAAATATATGCCCTATACCATCTTCCAAAATGTATGGGTTTTTAACTGATAATGGTTACTACTGCTATAGGATACAAATACCAAATTATTGtctaattgaaaacaaaacatataTACTGAGTGTTTGGCTGATTGTACATACTTCTATTCGTGCTTTTTTTCACCAGAGATACTGGCTGTTTGTCGGGAACGTGGGTAATTGGACAATTTCCAACTAATGTGCGCTCGCtagaccaaaaaaaaaaaatataagaaaagaAACGCCATGCCCAGCGAGCTTATCTCGACCCGAGACTTTGTTTTGGCGCAGAGCCGATAAGAAGAGTGGGTAGCTCGACATATGTACAGTGGGAAATGAGGGCGGACGGAAGCCAGGACGGAAATGCGCCAGTGGTGTGGTGGATGGGAGGCAATCCGCTTGCACCTTATGGCTTCGTTTGGCGCATTTTGTAGTATCTGGAATTTTAGGCCTAATGGAGCGACGCCGATGGTCACGCAGTCTGGAAAGTAAAATCGATTCCCACGCTACTTTTCCGTTCCGAATCATATTTCAGCAATCAAACGGCTCTGCGCGCTTTTCATGGTTTATTTTGAGTGACTAATGGACTGACCATTGACCTTGTTGTGGGCCAAGTGCGTTAAGCACCTGAAGTTTAGTAGAATGCCGGACACGCAGCGTTGTTCAAGTGAAGACGGACTACACTGCGCGAAAACTCAATGGAGTTTTGTAGGTCTGGCTAAATATCAAATGATTACTAGTAAAACAAGCAGGATAGCAGCAAACTTATTTATGGCTAAATTACAAATAGTATTTCAATgtgttacaaaataaatgctaAGTATATCTATAAACCATGTAATCCATCTCATAGGATGGAATTATTCAAGAAATCTCCAAATAGATCTGGCATTTTCTGTGTGCAGGGAACTGGTTTACTTAAGGGGAGTGTGGAGGGAGGTGTGGGGTATTCACCGACTTGGATATGAGCGGTCATCGACGTTTTAGTTTGTGCTCGATGGTTCGGATCGGGAATTGATTGAGGGATGATGACTTGTTTGTTTATGATTAGTGGAAGCCccgaaaagcagaaaaaaacacaaattgcAAGGCTAAGGCgtgagcacacacacacacacactaccTATCGTgccctctcgctctctctctctctctctctagcacacacacacacagaacagTGGCACTTcctatgtacatacaaacGATGAGAAGGAGGAAAGCGAACGTACCTCGTAAATGGGCAACTTATCCGAATTCCACTGGGCAATCCGCTCGGAGCTCTTGTCCACCAGAGTTATCACGATATCGGGGCATTTGAGCGCCATAACCGCGCAGGTCGGACCGCCGACATAACCAGCGCCAATGCAGCAGACCTTCATTTCGTTGCACACCGCTATTCGTCGCTCGATTTGTTTTGCTTCGCCGTTCGTCCCTTtcgtctgctgctgcttcttcttccttCTGTCCCTTGTGCGAATTTCCCACAACTTATggttctcgtttttttttccggcGAATGTCGCGTGCTGTTCGTTTGAGCGCTCGGAGAAATCTGACTTCACGCGGCGGCGGAGCGACAGTAACTACTACCAATGCGGCTAAAAATCCATGCACACGAACTCTTAGTTTACGAAcacgaaaaacaacaacaacaaggctGGCCAATAGTAATTCAGTGTGACCGCGGGGCGAGCCGCCCGTTACACCACACGCCAGCAGGGTCATACTGTGAatctaaaatataaaactttcGTTTCTAAACAAATTAATAGTTCATAAACATATGAACTACCATATTCTTTGTTTCATTGAGActtaattttaagtttaaaatattttgcttgCTCATTTTCATGTTTGAAAATTGGTTCGACGAACATGTTTGATGCAACACAGTTGTTAAGTGTGACCAAATACTCATTTgatcaaattaaattgaatttgaaattgGTTTCCTTcagcaatcaatcaatttaatCTAATAAGACTATTATTCAAAGCCATATCTCCTTATGACTTACAATACGATTTATAAAAGAGAAGGCCAATCTATCCTAGAAAATCAAGCTCCCATAAATAATCTCAGTTAAATCAAGCTTAGAAAGGACAACTGCCTTTATTTCACGacaaaaagaaattggaaAGGAAAATCTCAGCACTTGCGGACATCGGGAACGATTCCGCACTCGGCATAGGGATCCACGCCCTTGGTATCCTTTTTGGCGCACGGCGGGCACTCCACGCAGCAGAGATCGTCCTTGGGAGTGGCCTTCAGCAGGCCATCGATGTTCTCGCCCTTGGTCGTCTTTAGATTGGTGCCCGAGTTCACCCGCGACGGCACGTCACTCATCCTGGTTTTGGACGATGTCTTTGGTAGCGAATACTTGGTGACATCCGGCGGATTGGGCCTGCCCCAGAAGTCACGCGGCACATCCCATATGATCAGCGATCCGTCCGTGCTGCCGGTGACAAACATGGTCATGCAGGGACTGTACGCACAACTGATCACGGAGGAGGCGTGCTCCGATCCGATGCCCACCACAGCACCACTGTTGTAGTCCCACAGCTTCACCTGCAGATCGCTGCCCACGGTGATGAAGTAGTCACCCGTTTCGTTGATGGCCAAGCAGTTGACCGACGATTTCTTGGACGCAGTTAGTTCCCTGATCAACGCTCCATTGTACACCATCCAGTAGATGATTCTGCCGTCCGAGCCGCAGGTGATCACTTGCACTCCAGTTGGGAAGTAGGATGCGGACATGAACTGCGTATTAGCGGTCACCACTTGTTTGCGGGTCATGCGTCTGGTGGGGATTACTTGGTGAATGAGGAATACATGCTATACTTTGCCACTGAGATTAACTCACTTAATGTCCCAGATTACACAAGAGCCATCGGTGCAGGCGGAGATCACTTCGGTGTCGAGATAGTTGATATCCAGCGAGGTTATGGGCCCCGAGTGATCCTTCAGCACGCCGACGAGATCCTGGCGATACGGATCGATCTTCCACACCCTCACCTGTCCCTCGATGCCGCCAGTGACGATCAAGCGACCCGACGAGGCCACGGCCAATGCACTGCAACCTGTGTTGAACGAGAGGATTTCAGTAAGAAGGCTTAGAAGGATTGGTATTCCCAAAGTTCACCTTTGTTGTGCGCGTTGGGTATGGCGTAGATGAGTCTACCGGTGATGGGAGTGAAGGCGCGAATGATGCCATCGTTCCAAACGGAGACTATGCTAGTGCCATCGTGGGTAAAGCGCACGCAGGCGCAGTTGAAGTTGTAAACCATGATGCGGAGCAGCTCCTGCTTGCGACCAGACGACCAGATGCGGATGCACTCCTTGCCCGACGTGGCAAAGACACCAGAGTAGTTccttaaatacatatatatgatcAATTGTAGCAAATAGATTGCAAGTAGAAGGGTTAGTTCCATCCAAACTCACTTGGGAAACGTGATGCAGTAGACCGATTTGGTGTGGCACGTTCGCAGCAGCTTGAGCACCCAAGTCTTGATATTCAGCCCATAGATCTCGTTGGTGTCCGTGCAGATGTAAAACATGTCCGTTTTCGAGCGCACAAAGGACGAGATTCTGCCCGAAACGTGCGTCTTTTTCAGGGTGCGCAAATATGGCCATGTGGGTCCGGGATAATCGCGAAAGTTAATGAGCGGCACATCGGTACGCTCCTCCACCAGCTCTATATCACCATTTCCCGCTCCAATCAGCAGACGTCCGCCTTCCAGGACATACAGTGCACGCACACCATTCACATAACGATTGCAGTCCCTGCCCGTTGGCTTCCTGGGATTGTGGGTGCCGAAGGCTCCGAGGATGCAGCTGGTTGAGCCTTGTTTGCTCACATGATCACGATCGCAGCAGTTGAGCACGATCTTTACAATGTCCCCAGTTCCGGTGCCCAGATAGGCAAACTCATCCGTCTTATTGATGCGCGCACAGTAGAAAACCCGTGTCTTGCTGGCCATTAGGACATCCTGTACGTACAGCTTCTTCTCCTCACGCAGGATGCTCCACAGACGCAGATGGCGATCGCCGGCGGTCACAAAGAAGTAGGGATTGTTGTGCAACGGCCGGACAGTCAAGGCATTTCCAGAGATGGCCCTCGATGCGGGTGTTTGGCAAATGGGAGAGCTGTAATGGCAAACGAAGTCATTGAAGGAGTTCAAGCATGAGCTCTGATATGAACAACTTACAATGCCTCCATGTCGAAGACAATTACGGAACCATCATCCACGCCACCGATGGACACAACGCATCTATCCTGGGCAGTAAAGCAGATGGCCTGCACAGATACCTTGTGCAGATCGTGGCGAGCGATCTCCTTGCGCTGATCGTAATTCCAGATGATCACATAGCCGCGGAAGCCCATGTGATTGATCTGACCGGAGGCCATGTATTTGCCACTCTTGCTGAGATCCAGGCACGATATGGTGTTCGTGTGTCCGGCCACAAACTCCTGCGTATTCTTCTTGTAGTCGGCGATGCCGATTTTGTTGCCCAGCGCAAAGATGATGGATCCCGTGACCGGATGCTGGCGCACTCCATTCTCCACCTTGCCATTGATGCCGAAGATTGCGCGCGGCAGCAGCTGCCTGCAGACATCGTGCGAGTCTCCCATTTTTCCAGGCTTATAGCAAAATATACGATTCGAAATGTAACATATAAGGGGGTTTTTGTGTCTGTTCTGTGCTTGAAACTTTTTAACCggcttgttttctgtttgAAAACAAGGCAGTTGGAAAATTTAAACAGCGACCGTTGCTTGGTTGCCGCTGTTGTCAAAGGAACTAATATAATGCTAAGGTAAATTGGTTTAAAACTAGTAAGTAATCATCTAGGTGTTTCGGAttcataataattttaatttaatttaattttaagtttaaaactAAGTTAACGACATAATAATAGGTAAAGTGGAATATAGAAGAGTCTTAGTGATTATAAATGACTCCAGGGTTAAAACTAGTTTCGAAAGAAGATATTGGAAATGTAGATTAAAAAACTTGATCCAGTTAGTTTATTTAATCAGTCTCCTTCTTTATCTGCAGGGGCACTTGATTCCAGAATTGCTTCAGCTTGGTGATGTTGAGGGAGGAGCAGCTTCGCTGCACGCGATCCTGCATTTCGATCTCCTTCTGGATGAGATCCTCCATGGCGGCGTACTTCTCCTCCTCGATCTTCAAATGCGCCAGCATGGCCATGTTCTGAAATTGATGTGATTTAGCattattaaaacataaaataaagcaTCCTTTTCCCCATTATAATGATTAAAATGAGGCATACAAGATAGTTTCCATTGGTTCTACAAGTTACCTCTCTGTATTTGGCCTTCAGCTCCTCCAACCTGGCTGTCTTCTGCTCCTCCTCTTCGCTGGTATACTGATTCTCGACG is from Drosophila melanogaster chromosome 3L and encodes:
- the CG10064 gene encoding uncharacterized protein yields the protein MGDSHDVCRQLLPRAIFGINGKVENGVRQHPVTGSIIFALGNKIGIADYKKNTQEFVAGHTNTISCLDLSKSGKYMASGQINHMGFRGYVIIWNYDQRKEIARHDLHKVSVQAICFTAQDRCVVSIGGVDDGSVIVFDMEAFSPICQTPASRAISGNALTVRPLHNNPYFFVTAGDRHLRLWSILREEKKLYVQDVLMASKTRVFYCARINKTDEFAYLGTGTGDIVKIVLNCCDRDHVSKQGSTSCILGAFGTHNPRKPTGRDCNRYVNGVRALYVLEGGRLLIGAGNGDIELVEERTDVPLINFRDYPGPTWPYLRTLKKTHVSGRISSFVRSKTDMFYICTDTNEIYGLNIKTWVLKLLRTCHTKSVYCITFPKNYSGVFATSGKECIRIWSSGRKQELLRIMVYNFNCACVRFTHDGTSIVSVWNDGIIRAFTPITGRLIYAIPNAHNKGCSALAVASSGRLIVTGGIEGQVRVWKIDPYRQDLVGVLKDHSGPITSLDINYLDTEVISACTDGSCVIWDIKRMTRKQVVTANTQFMSASYFPTGVQVITCGSDGRIIYWMVYNGALIRELTASKKSSVNCLAINETGDYFITVGSDLQVKLWDYNSGAVVGIGSEHASSVISCAYSPCMTMFVTGSTDGSLIIWDVPRDFWGRPNPPDVTKYSLPKTSSKTRMSDVPSRVNSGTNLKTTKGENIDGLLKATPKDDLCCVECPPCAKKDTKGVDPYAECGIVPDVRKC